The following coding sequences are from one Polyodon spathula isolate WHYD16114869_AA chromosome 7, ASM1765450v1, whole genome shotgun sequence window:
- the LOC121318919 gene encoding uncharacterized protein C8orf48 homolog, which produces MTSETEPSERQNVSRNYEDESFESWPSSNSSTTVKYPGDSLDPCSVESGRAESYSSSESFESYCSHEEFSPQTESRPASSVKEYQDEEFESCDDAGITAEEELAEKWMRVLKNKDSFSTVSQARRSNAPPQRDVLEFCSEESKAMKSYCREKIRKMGCWQKQSECCRPREQQQSLPGSEQRETTLNCRIPEELVNRLQLKHIMELVKQAAEVEIHQPSMCSTCISKRAELARESFIQIKKTQLESVLLQEKLEENIYNRDPICLVGEVLKDLPKLSDDHSKIWHALIKKEQVA; this is translated from the exons ATGACAAGTGAAACTGAGCCAAGTGAAAGACAAAATGTGTCTAGAAACTATGAAGATGAGTCTTTTGAGTCATGGCCAAGTTCCAACAGCAGCACCACTGTGAAATATCCTGGAGACTCGCTTGATCCCTGCTCTGTTGAATCTGGAAGGGCAGAGAGTTACAGCAGCAGCGAGTCATTTGAATCATACTGCTCTCATGAGGAGTTCAGTCCACAGACTGAGAGTAGACCAGCTTCTTCTGTAAAGGAATACCAAG ATGAGGAGTTTGAGTCCTGTGACGATGCAGGGATCACAGCAGAGGAAGAGCTTGCAGAAAAATGGATGCGAGTTCTGAAGAATAAAGACTCCTTTTCGACTGTGAGCCAGGCAAGGAGATCAAACGCTCCTCCCCAAAGAG ATGTTCTGGAGTTTTGCTCGGAAGAGTCGAAAGCTATGAAATCTTATTGCAGGGAGAAGATCAGAAAAATGGGATGTTGGCAGAAACAATCCGAGTGCTGCAGGCCCAGGGAGCAGCAGCAGTCTCTACCAGGTTCAGAGCAGCGAGAGACAACATTAAACTGCAGGATCCCTGAGGAACTAGTTAACAGGTTACAGCTAAAACACATCATGGAGCTAGTGAAGCAG GCAGCAGAAGTGGAGATACACCAGCCGTCAATGTGCAGTACCTGTATTTCTAAAAGAGCAGAACTAGCGAGAGAGAGCTTTATTCAAATAAAGAAGACCCAACTGGAGTCTGTATTGCTGCAAGAGAAGCTTGAAGAAAATATCTACAACAGA GATCCTATCTGCCTGGTCGGAGAAGTACTGAAAGACCTTCCGAAACTTTCTGATGACCACAGCAAGATCTGGCATGCACTGATCAAAAAGGAGCAAGTGGCGTGA